From one Rhodoferax sp. PAMC 29310 genomic stretch:
- a CDS encoding methyl-accepting chemotaxis protein has translation MSFSPMSFAKSVRAPARFGAFSRLILAVVSIVLLVALVGSALGVWSLLRVSVETEKMVDGAMVAERLTSDLRRYLEVNVARARALALSSEPQVEEAITPEIEKTSASVATLLETLGTSMTASNDLADFNALVLANTTFVQARKALMQARDGGLTSNIEMVYRTRFSPTASALLSEVNQLGEARRLDISRASEQVHTLSQNARLGLILFGLGAVLLGGMLSFWLVRGITRPIQQAVDTANRVAALDLTMQIEGHERDEGGQLLSALARMQHSLGELVSQVQEASQNVAEGSTQIAAGNLDLSRRTEMAASFLQQTAAAVEEISTAMNQSLELAGQGEMLVQSASVQAQAGNAAMTEVMQTMQEISASSRQIEDITSVIDGLAFQTNILALNAAVEAARAGVAGRGFAAVAAEVRTLANRSASAAHDIKALIAASVSKVEQGTRKVNHARDSMSSMVGSVRQVASSIGEIRGNTGEQSVGMASISAAVNQLDQMTQQNAAAVEESASAAQSLQAQARDLRDSATRFLLPVRDYPSLLQTPRQKLRQALALGV, from the coding sequence ATGAGTTTTTCACCTATGTCGTTTGCCAAATCCGTTCGTGCGCCAGCCAGGTTTGGTGCATTCTCTCGCCTCATTCTTGCAGTTGTGTCGATCGTATTGCTGGTCGCGCTTGTCGGTTCAGCATTGGGCGTCTGGTCTTTGCTGCGGGTGTCGGTTGAGACCGAGAAAATGGTGGATGGTGCCATGGTCGCCGAGCGATTAACGTCCGATCTGAGGCGGTATTTGGAGGTCAATGTGGCCCGGGCCAGAGCGTTGGCCTTGAGTTCAGAGCCGCAGGTCGAAGAGGCCATCACGCCAGAAATCGAGAAAACCAGCGCGAGTGTGGCGACCTTGTTAGAAACACTGGGCACCTCCATGACCGCGTCCAACGACCTTGCTGATTTCAATGCTTTGGTTCTGGCGAATACCACCTTTGTCCAGGCCAGAAAGGCACTAATGCAAGCACGCGATGGCGGCTTAACTTCGAATATCGAAATGGTCTATCGCACCCGGTTTTCACCGACGGCCAGCGCGTTGTTGAGTGAGGTGAATCAGTTGGGCGAGGCCCGACGGTTGGATATTTCAAGGGCGTCCGAGCAGGTCCATACCTTGAGTCAGAACGCACGTCTTGGCCTGATTTTGTTCGGGCTGGGTGCGGTTCTTCTGGGGGGGATGTTGTCGTTTTGGCTTGTGCGTGGCATCACAAGGCCGATACAGCAGGCGGTGGACACTGCCAATCGGGTGGCCGCGCTAGATTTGACGATGCAGATTGAAGGTCATGAACGGGATGAGGGTGGGCAGTTGTTGTCGGCGCTGGCGCGGATGCAGCATTCCCTGGGTGAGCTGGTTTCTCAGGTGCAGGAGGCCAGCCAAAACGTGGCCGAAGGGTCCACACAAATTGCCGCGGGCAACCTGGACCTGTCAAGACGGACCGAAATGGCTGCGTCGTTTTTGCAGCAAACGGCGGCGGCCGTGGAGGAAATTTCCACCGCCATGAACCAGTCGCTTGAACTGGCGGGCCAGGGCGAGATGCTGGTTCAATCTGCCAGCGTTCAGGCTCAGGCCGGCAACGCAGCCATGACCGAGGTGATGCAGACCATGCAGGAAATTAGCGCCTCCTCACGCCAGATCGAAGACATCACCAGTGTCATTGATGGTCTGGCGTTTCAAACCAATATTTTGGCGCTCAATGCCGCCGTGGAGGCCGCCAGAGCCGGTGTAGCTGGTCGTGGATTTGCCGCGGTGGCAGCGGAGGTGCGCACCTTGGCGAATCGCTCTGCCTCAGCGGCCCATGACATCAAGGCCCTGATCGCAGCGTCCGTGAGCAAAGTGGAGCAAGGAACCCGCAAGGTCAACCACGCCCGTGACAGCATGAGCAGTATGGTGGGCTCGGTCCGGCAGGTGGCCTCCAGCATCGGGGAAATCCGGGGCAATACGGGCGAACAGAGTGTGGGCATGGCCAGCATCAGTGCTGCGGTCAATCAGCTTGATCAGATGACCCAACAAAACGCGGCTGCGGTGGAGGAGTCGGCGTCAGCGGCTCAAAGTCTTCAGGCCCAAGCCAGAGACCTCAGGGATTCGGCAACCCGGTTTCTGCTGCCAGTCAGGGACTATCCCAGCTTACTTCAAACTCCCCGACAAAAACTGCGCCAAGCGCTCGCTCTTGGGGTTTGA
- a CDS encoding efflux RND transporter periplasmic adaptor subunit gives MNAPTPSIRPATSRTRKKALATLATVVALSATAWGLYEWRVASHFESTDNAYVQGNLIQITPQIGGTVVAILADDTDFVKAGQSLVKLDPADAKLALDQAEANLGQAVRQVRTLYANNGSFDAQIKLRESDVVRAQTEIARATDDLNRRQGLAGNGAVSKEELNHAQTQLSNGISALAAAQAGVTAAKEQLRSNQTMTEGVSVEKHPSVLSAAAKVREAWLATQRANLPAPVDGYVARRTVQLGQRVAAGTPMMSIVPLNQVWVDANFKEVQLRHIRIGQPVKLTADIYGTKVSYDGVVAGMGMGTGAAFALLPAQNATGNWIKVVQRVPVRVTLNAEQLVKNPLRVGLSMEAEVDVSQQDGKMLADAPRESALVQTSVYASLDSGAAAEVRRIVAANLGSH, from the coding sequence ATGAACGCTCCCACGCCCTCCATACGCCCTGCGACCAGCCGAACTCGCAAAAAAGCGCTTGCCACACTGGCCACCGTAGTTGCCTTGTCCGCCACTGCGTGGGGCCTCTATGAGTGGCGGGTCGCCAGTCACTTTGAATCCACTGACAACGCCTATGTGCAGGGCAATTTGATCCAGATCACGCCGCAAATCGGGGGTACGGTGGTGGCCATCCTAGCGGATGACACGGACTTCGTTAAAGCAGGTCAGTCTTTGGTCAAGCTTGATCCAGCAGACGCCAAGCTCGCACTGGATCAAGCGGAGGCGAACTTGGGCCAAGCCGTTCGCCAGGTCCGCACCCTGTACGCCAACAACGGTAGTTTCGACGCTCAAATCAAGTTGCGCGAGTCTGACGTGGTTCGGGCGCAGACCGAGATCGCCCGTGCCACAGACGATCTGAATCGGCGCCAGGGATTGGCCGGAAACGGCGCCGTGTCCAAAGAGGAACTCAATCACGCCCAGACCCAGCTCAGCAATGGAATCAGCGCTTTGGCCGCCGCTCAGGCGGGCGTTACTGCTGCCAAAGAACAATTGCGCAGCAACCAGACCATGACCGAAGGTGTCAGCGTGGAAAAGCACCCCAGTGTGCTTTCGGCGGCAGCCAAAGTCAGGGAGGCATGGCTCGCCACCCAGCGGGCAAATTTGCCAGCGCCGGTGGATGGCTATGTGGCACGTCGTACCGTGCAGCTCGGTCAACGTGTGGCGGCGGGAACACCCATGATGTCTATCGTGCCTCTGAATCAGGTGTGGGTGGATGCCAATTTCAAAGAAGTCCAGCTGCGCCATATCCGCATCGGACAGCCCGTCAAGCTGACGGCCGATATTTATGGCACCAAAGTCTCCTACGACGGCGTGGTGGCCGGCATGGGCATGGGTACTGGGGCTGCGTTTGCATTGTTACCGGCGCAAAACGCCACAGGCAACTGGATCAAGGTGGTCCAGCGGGTGCCCGTGCGTGTGACCCTGAATGCTGAGCAACTGGTCAAAAACCCGTTGCGTGTCGGTTTGTCCATGGAGGCCGAGGTGGACGTGAGTCAGCAGGACGGCAAGATGCTGGCCGATGCCCCACGTGAATCCGCGCTGGTGCAAACCTCGGTGTATGCCTCGCTGGACAGTGGTGCAGCGGCTGAGGTGCGCCGCATCGTGGCAGCCAATCTCGGCTCGCACTGA
- a CDS encoding ABC transporter transmembrane domain-containing protein: MTTVSPAKASPRSLSGLLPFLRPYRVRIGLAIVFLVMAAVATLAFPIALRSLIDGGLVQSDKGAQVMALRDHFVALFGVAFALGLFSAGRFYMVSWLGERITADLRNAVYGHVLHQSPEFFETTQTGEVLSRLTVDTTLVQTVVGSSLSMGLRNMVMGIGALGMLVWTNPYVMFQVSGVLVLIVVPSVLFGRRVRKLSRASQDRMADSSAIAAEVLNAIPVVQSYTAEDREGARFNASTNEAFTTAVRRTKARSILVAFIIIATSAALLWGLYQGTQAVMAGRITAGHLGQTVVYVIILASAFAILGEVYGDLLRAAGATERLMELLGSQSPIVSPSNPAPVLIPPAGSAISFEKIDFNYPSRPNQTALQQFSLRIQPGQTVAIVGPSGAGKSTVFQLLLRFYDPRAGRIVLDGVPTSEMSLHDLRQRIGIVPQDAVIFSSSALENIRYGRPDASDAEVKAAAQAAFADEFINALPEGYDTFLGERGVRLSGGQRQRIAIARAMLKNSPLLLLDEATSALDAESERMVQAALESAMRDRTTLVIAHRLATVQKADHIVVLDHGQLVEQGTHAELVAQGGVYAGLAALQFEA, translated from the coding sequence ATGACAACCGTCTCACCCGCCAAAGCATCACCCCGTTCCCTGTCTGGCTTGCTGCCGTTTTTGCGCCCTTACCGCGTTCGCATCGGACTGGCCATCGTCTTTCTGGTCATGGCAGCCGTGGCCACCCTCGCCTTCCCGATTGCGCTGCGCAGTTTGATCGACGGGGGTCTGGTGCAGTCGGACAAAGGGGCTCAGGTGATGGCTCTACGGGATCATTTCGTGGCCCTGTTTGGGGTGGCGTTTGCCCTTGGGCTGTTCTCGGCCGGGCGCTTCTATATGGTCAGCTGGCTGGGCGAGCGCATCACGGCCGATCTTCGCAATGCGGTTTACGGCCATGTGCTGCATCAAAGCCCTGAGTTTTTTGAAACCACCCAGACAGGTGAAGTGCTGTCCCGGTTGACGGTGGACACCACGCTGGTTCAGACCGTGGTGGGCTCATCTCTGAGCATGGGCTTGCGAAACATGGTGATGGGTATCGGCGCCCTGGGCATGCTGGTCTGGACCAACCCCTATGTGATGTTTCAGGTATCGGGCGTGCTGGTACTAATTGTGGTGCCCTCGGTCTTGTTTGGGCGGCGGGTACGCAAGCTTTCCCGCGCCAGCCAGGACCGCATGGCGGACTCCAGCGCCATTGCGGCCGAAGTACTTAACGCCATTCCGGTCGTGCAAAGCTATACCGCCGAAGATCGAGAAGGTGCGCGCTTCAATGCATCCACCAACGAGGCGTTCACCACCGCCGTGCGTCGCACCAAAGCCCGCTCCATCCTGGTGGCGTTCATCATCATCGCTACCTCTGCCGCCCTGCTATGGGGCCTCTACCAAGGCACTCAAGCGGTGATGGCGGGACGCATTACTGCCGGCCATCTGGGGCAAACGGTGGTGTACGTGATCATATTGGCCAGCGCTTTTGCAATCTTGGGCGAGGTTTATGGTGACCTGCTTCGCGCTGCTGGGGCAACGGAGCGGTTGATGGAGTTGCTGGGCAGTCAATCCCCCATCGTTTCACCCTCAAATCCGGCTCCAGTCCTGATTCCACCTGCCGGGAGCGCTATCAGTTTTGAAAAAATTGATTTCAATTACCCTTCACGTCCGAACCAGACCGCCTTGCAACAATTTTCACTGCGTATCCAACCAGGGCAAACCGTGGCCATCGTGGGCCCGAGTGGCGCCGGTAAAAGCACAGTATTCCAATTGTTGCTGCGCTTTTATGACCCTCGCGCCGGCCGCATCGTGCTGGACGGCGTACCCACCAGCGAAATGAGTCTGCACGACCTGCGCCAGCGTATTGGCATCGTGCCGCAAGACGCGGTGATCTTCTCCAGCAGTGCGCTGGAAAACATTCGTTATGGCCGCCCCGACGCCAGCGACGCCGAAGTGAAAGCCGCTGCCCAAGCTGCGTTTGCAGATGAGTTCATCAACGCCTTGCCCGAGGGCTACGACACATTCCTGGGCGAGCGCGGGGTGCGCCTGAGCGGCGGCCAGCGCCAACGCATCGCGATTGCCCGCGCCATGCTGAAAAACTCGCCGCTGCTGCTGCTGGACGAGGCCACCAGCGCCTTGGACGCAGAGAGCGAACGCATGGTGCAAGCCGCGTTGGAGTCCGCCATGCGGGACCGCACGACGCTGGTCATCGCGCATCGCTTAGCCACGGTGCAGAAAGCCGATCACATCGTGGTGTTGGATCACGGCCAGTTGGTCGAACAAGGCACCCATGCGGAGTTGGTTGCTCAAGGCGGGGTTTATGCAGGCTTGGCCGCCTTGCAATTTGAGGCCTAG
- a CDS encoding DHA2 family efflux MFS transporter permease subunit: MATPASFNPPPLDGAARLWGTIALSLATFMNVLDSSIANVSLPAIAGDLGVSANQGTWVITSFGVANAIALPLTGWLSQRFGQVRLFVTSVMLFVLTSWLCGLAPNMPTLIVFRALQGFVAGPMIPLSQGLLLSSYPPALAGLAMALWAMTTLVAPVLGPLLGGWITDHIYWSWIFYINIPIGLLSAFMVWSIYHKRESVTRKLPIDGVGLGLLVLWVGALQIMLDKGKELDWFHSSEVIGLGVVALVGFLFFLIWELTEEHPVVDLRLFKRRNFWSGTVAISVGYGLFFGNVVLLPLWLQQFMGYPSIDAGMLLAPVGVFAILLSPLVGRNVSRVDPRFLASFAFVVFAIVLFMRSHFNTQADFGTIMTPTLVQGIAMAFFFIPLSVIVLSGISPDKIPAASGLSSFVRIVAGSFGTSISTTVWQDRAAIHHAQLAESISTSNIAATQTLDGLTRLGLTPDQALAQVNRLVDQQSYMLAANDVFFASALIFMALIPFVWLSRPKQTGAAAADAAAGAH, from the coding sequence ATGGCCACACCCGCCTCCTTCAACCCGCCGCCGCTGGACGGCGCCGCCCGTCTGTGGGGCACGATTGCCCTGTCGCTGGCCACGTTCATGAACGTGCTCGACTCTTCCATTGCCAACGTGTCCCTGCCGGCCATTGCCGGTGACCTTGGTGTGAGTGCCAATCAAGGAACGTGGGTCATCACCAGTTTTGGCGTCGCGAACGCCATTGCGTTGCCGTTGACCGGTTGGCTGTCACAACGCTTTGGTCAGGTGCGTTTATTCGTCACCAGTGTGATGTTGTTTGTATTGACCTCGTGGCTGTGCGGACTGGCACCCAACATGCCGACGTTGATTGTTTTTCGGGCCCTGCAAGGCTTCGTGGCGGGCCCAATGATTCCGCTGTCTCAGGGGCTGCTTCTTTCAAGCTACCCGCCGGCACTGGCTGGATTGGCAATGGCGCTGTGGGCCATGACCACACTGGTTGCACCCGTACTGGGGCCTCTGCTGGGTGGCTGGATTACGGACCATATTTATTGGTCCTGGATTTTTTACATCAATATTCCGATCGGGCTTCTCTCAGCGTTCATGGTCTGGTCGATCTACCACAAGCGGGAAAGTGTCACGCGCAAACTCCCCATTGATGGCGTAGGTTTGGGTCTGCTGGTGCTCTGGGTGGGTGCGCTGCAAATCATGCTGGACAAAGGCAAAGAGCTGGACTGGTTTCACTCCTCTGAGGTCATTGGCCTGGGGGTGGTCGCGCTGGTTGGTTTTCTCTTCTTTTTGATTTGGGAGCTGACCGAGGAACACCCGGTTGTGGACCTGCGCCTGTTCAAGCGGCGCAACTTCTGGTCGGGTACGGTGGCCATTTCTGTGGGCTATGGCCTTTTCTTTGGCAACGTGGTGTTGTTGCCGCTTTGGTTGCAACAGTTCATGGGTTATCCGTCCATTGACGCGGGCATGTTGCTGGCGCCGGTGGGTGTGTTCGCCATTCTGTTGTCGCCCCTGGTGGGGCGAAATGTCAGCCGGGTCGACCCACGCTTTCTGGCCAGTTTCGCCTTTGTGGTTTTTGCGATCGTGCTGTTCATGCGCTCGCACTTCAACACCCAGGCAGATTTTGGAACCATCATGACCCCGACCCTGGTGCAGGGCATTGCCATGGCGTTCTTCTTTATTCCGCTGTCGGTGATTGTTTTGTCCGGTATATCGCCTGACAAGATTCCGGCGGCTTCCGGCTTGTCCAGTTTTGTGCGCATTGTGGCCGGATCGTTTGGCACGTCCATTTCGACGACGGTGTGGCAAGACCGTGCGGCGATTCACCATGCGCAACTGGCCGAATCAATCTCGACCAGCAATATCGCAGCCACGCAGACCCTGGACGGACTGACTCGTCTGGGCTTGACCCCGGATCAGGCCTTGGCCCAAGTGAATCGACTGGTCGATCAACAGTCTTATATGCTCGCCGCAAACGACGTGTTCTTCGCGTCGGCGCTGATTTTTATGGCGTTGATTCCGTTCGTCTGGTTGTCCCGCCCGAAGCAGACCGGCGCAGCTGCGGCAGATGCCGCTGCCGGGGCGCACTGA
- a CDS encoding carotenoid 1,2-hydratase has translation MPTGLSRRNLLVTGLAATWAKAHAITPPMQVRSRPLLFPRDFGSHPDFSIEWWYLTGRLQSDALAQVLGFQITFFRSRVASTQSMKSAFAAKQLLFAHATVTDVAKKKLWHDQRVARGGFGLAQASETDTAVHIHDWSLARLAEQYKTTARGDDFQFELTLRETQPLLLQGQAGLSRKGPDAAQTSHYYSLPHLRAQGSVMLQGQRHDVQGTAWLDHEWSDSLLHPQAVGWDWIGMNLLDGSALTAFRLRASNSDSLWDGGSWRSQGGSVQDFSQGSVSFEPLRHWLSPLTKTRYPVEWRVQTPAGRFTVKAIIYNQELDSRQSTGAIYWEGLSELMDEQGNTVGHGYLEMTGYASPLRL, from the coding sequence ATGCCAACTGGACTGTCGCGCAGGAATTTACTGGTGACCGGTTTGGCTGCGACCTGGGCCAAAGCCCACGCGATCACCCCCCCCATGCAGGTTCGATCACGTCCACTGCTCTTTCCGCGAGATTTTGGGAGCCACCCCGACTTTTCAATCGAGTGGTGGTACCTGACCGGTCGACTTCAATCGGACGCATTGGCTCAGGTCCTGGGCTTTCAGATCACGTTCTTTCGGTCGCGTGTGGCGTCCACCCAGTCGATGAAGTCCGCCTTTGCAGCCAAGCAACTGCTGTTTGCCCATGCTACCGTGACCGACGTGGCCAAAAAGAAGCTCTGGCACGACCAGCGTGTCGCACGGGGAGGCTTTGGCCTGGCGCAAGCCAGTGAAACTGACACAGCAGTTCACATTCACGATTGGTCCCTGGCACGATTGGCCGAACAGTACAAAACCACGGCGCGAGGCGATGATTTTCAGTTTGAATTGACCCTGCGTGAAACCCAACCCCTACTGCTTCAGGGGCAAGCAGGCTTGTCGCGCAAGGGACCAGACGCGGCGCAAACCAGTCACTACTACAGCCTGCCGCATCTTCGAGCGCAGGGCAGCGTTATGTTGCAGGGTCAACGCCATGACGTGCAAGGCACTGCGTGGCTAGACCACGAATGGAGCGACTCGCTCCTGCATCCTCAAGCGGTTGGCTGGGACTGGATTGGTATGAACTTGCTGGATGGCAGTGCATTGACTGCCTTTCGACTGCGCGCCTCAAACAGCGACAGCTTATGGGATGGTGGCTCCTGGCGAAGCCAAGGGGGCAGCGTGCAGGATTTCTCCCAGGGGTCCGTCAGTTTCGAGCCGCTTCGCCACTGGCTCAGCCCCCTCACCAAAACTCGGTACCCGGTCGAGTGGCGGGTACAAACGCCCGCTGGGCGATTCACAGTCAAGGCAATCATTTACAACCAGGAGCTGGATAGCCGCCAATCCACCGGCGCCATTTACTGGGAGGGCCTAAGCGAGTTAATGGATGAGCAGGGAAATACCGTGGGACACGGCTACCTGGAGATGACGGGATACGCCAGCCCCTTGCGCCTCTGA
- a CDS encoding MarR family winged helix-turn-helix transcriptional regulator, whose amino-acid sequence MTSSNSPPDPAQMPVATAPVRHEFYRAEGYATEESVGYLMRRVLSVVAQEIDKELASCDLTNAQWLPLFKLYLGKASTVAELARECQLDAGAMTRMLDRLEAKGLCRRIRSVEDRRVVNIELTEEGQVTAQGIPGVLSRVQNAHLAGFSVEEFETLKGFLRRILSNAQTCGDSPSCSGETNEV is encoded by the coding sequence ATGACGTCATCCAATTCACCCCCTGATCCCGCGCAGATGCCCGTGGCCACGGCACCTGTCCGGCACGAGTTTTATCGAGCAGAGGGCTATGCCACTGAAGAAAGCGTGGGCTATTTGATGCGGCGCGTGTTGTCGGTGGTTGCGCAGGAGATCGACAAAGAACTGGCCAGTTGTGACCTCACCAACGCGCAATGGCTGCCGCTGTTCAAGTTGTATTTGGGAAAAGCATCGACGGTGGCTGAGTTGGCTCGTGAGTGTCAACTGGACGCCGGGGCGATGACCCGCATGCTGGACCGGCTCGAAGCCAAGGGCTTGTGCCGCCGGATTCGCTCGGTGGAAGACCGGCGTGTCGTCAACATTGAGTTGACTGAAGAGGGGCAAGTCACGGCACAGGGGATTCCTGGCGTGCTGAGCCGTGTTCAAAACGCGCATTTGGCAGGCTTCTCCGTGGAGGAGTTTGAAACCCTAAAAGGCTTTTTACGTCGAATTTTGAGCAACGCACAAACCTGCGGCGATAGCCCCTCGTGTTCCGGAGAAACCAATGAAGTTTGA
- a CDS encoding efflux transporter outer membrane subunit → MKFDPMSTQSPLRQLPGVLVIAGVIGLTACAQMGEVAVLKEMRSASTVGLPRASSHDAMVGSTWWSNFGDAQLNALVDKALAANPSLQVAAARVARAESAALGAGAAVQPQLNAALDLTHQQYTANGAVPAPLAGSIRDTGTAQLSASWEIDFFGKNRAMLASALGQVRVAQAESEAARVLLASQVAHAYFQIARLNDQLGVARRTLAQREHSLALVRDRVAAGLDTRLELRQSEGGLPEARLQIETLGEQLALARLALAALVGEPSQAMVLADASILTTHSVAPASTIPSDLLGRRADISAARWRVEAASQDVGNAQAQFYPNINLVAFAGLSSIGLDRLVNAGSEQWGVGPALRLPLFDGGRLRANLKGRQADLDGAIGSYNAAVIDAVREVAGLLASLQAISRQQTEQQAALALSEEAYSIAMQRYEAGLSNYLSVLATEAAVLNQRRQGVDLSARVIDTQVSLMRALGGGYRAELPAALAQKN, encoded by the coding sequence ATGAAGTTTGACCCAATGAGCACCCAGTCGCCTTTGCGGCAGCTACCCGGTGTTTTAGTGATTGCTGGGGTCATTGGCCTGACGGCTTGCGCCCAAATGGGCGAAGTCGCCGTTCTGAAAGAAATGCGCAGTGCCAGTACGGTAGGCTTGCCAAGGGCCAGTTCCCATGACGCCATGGTGGGTTCGACTTGGTGGAGCAACTTTGGCGACGCCCAGTTGAACGCACTGGTGGACAAAGCGCTGGCCGCCAACCCCAGCTTGCAGGTCGCGGCCGCGAGAGTGGCTCGCGCCGAGTCTGCCGCATTGGGCGCGGGCGCTGCAGTCCAGCCACAACTCAATGCCGCGCTTGACTTGACGCACCAGCAATACACCGCCAACGGCGCAGTGCCAGCGCCTCTGGCTGGCTCGATTCGGGATACGGGAACGGCCCAGTTGAGTGCAAGTTGGGAAATCGACTTTTTCGGAAAAAACCGGGCGATGTTGGCCAGCGCGCTGGGACAAGTACGAGTCGCCCAGGCCGAATCCGAGGCCGCCCGTGTGTTGCTGGCCAGTCAAGTGGCACATGCTTACTTTCAGATTGCCCGGCTGAATGATCAACTGGGCGTGGCGCGCCGGACCTTGGCGCAACGCGAGCATTCGCTGGCACTGGTTCGCGACCGTGTCGCCGCGGGGCTGGACACCCGACTCGAACTGCGCCAAAGCGAGGGCGGTTTGCCGGAAGCACGTTTGCAGATCGAGACCTTGGGCGAGCAGTTGGCTTTGGCTCGATTGGCACTTGCGGCGTTGGTGGGCGAGCCCAGCCAGGCGATGGTGCTTGCCGATGCGTCGATATTGACCACCCACAGCGTCGCGCCAGCCTCGACGATTCCTTCGGACCTGCTGGGACGCCGGGCTGACATTTCAGCCGCGCGCTGGCGTGTTGAGGCGGCCAGTCAGGATGTAGGCAATGCGCAGGCTCAGTTCTACCCCAACATCAATTTGGTCGCTTTTGCCGGTTTGTCCAGCATTGGCCTGGATCGATTGGTCAATGCCGGTAGCGAACAATGGGGTGTTGGCCCGGCACTTCGTTTGCCCTTGTTTGACGGTGGCAGGCTTCGCGCCAATTTGAAAGGCCGCCAAGCTGATCTGGATGGCGCGATTGGCAGCTACAACGCCGCCGTGATTGATGCGGTGCGCGAGGTTGCTGGCTTGTTGGCGTCGCTTCAGGCCATCTCGCGCCAGCAGACTGAGCAGCAGGCTGCGCTGGCCTTGAGCGAAGAAGCCTACAGCATTGCCATGCAGCGCTATGAGGCCGGACTGAGCAACTACCTCAGCGTGCTTGCGACCGAGGCTGCGGTGCTTAACCAGCGCCGACAGGGTGTGGATCTGAGCGCCCGGGTGATTGACACTCAGGTGAGCTTGATGCGTGCATTGGGCGGCGGCTACCGTGCCGAACTTCCCGCAGCCCTTGCTCAAAAGAACTAA